The Candida albicans SC5314 chromosome 5, complete sequence genome includes a region encoding these proteins:
- a CDS encoding putative lipase (Ortholog(s) have acylglycerol lipase activity, role in cellular lipid metabolic process and cytoplasm, nucleus localization): MTKEQLDNIEHKILYRQVKSVKAGDIERFKIHFTPHAEGDEVIIPPTLWVKIRNTEPVSKRAIYLAGPYILYVDCRSSDYDPNVKYFVTADQPVFEPQLLAGQSFYIQLSCHTLKKDYSWIVDVVPQIIFNNTISIDFEIMIGTSKQILHEASFPEKSVPLSDKIGCFNELLHVYNWDTLDLWNLPVMSPDKPKHLVILTHGLHSNASSDMLYLKEQIDRIAELRNDNEEIVVKGYFGNIGKTERGIKYLGSRVAEFIIDLVTENESFNNGKVKKISFVGHSLGGCVQTFAIAYLKVNFPWFFDVIKPINFITLASPLLGVVNENPLVVKWVLSAGFVGNTGQELGLKYLENGAKPLLLLLPAGPTHEVLKKFIRRTVYANAINDGIVPLRTSSLMFLDYKGLAEIINSEELAQSDETGKIPESVESANKFSAVQTFLSYLMPQKQTSQEYRRFQTQDDKVVEDHKSDGKAIPNSTFLDSAASLILPPLPSMKYIVDPSTRENVIIHDKVYYEKDLPERDLDVELDSFEWLEEEIAREYHKNMGWRKVVVKIKPDAHNNIIVRRRFANAYGWPVIQHLVENHFGPNRTVDSKMIDSAIVDSVSTNSLDEENGLTRIISRDLISRQNKEIDDNVSEEQRPEEYPHEWINSEHNGDSVFAVGVTGLLGEVADMVGGFRDQITKYSLNPPSLPIIGEIPFPAALMAPTDTNNGNTKSEEELNKDLKLSNGIMNDFI, from the coding sequence ATGACGAAGGAACAATTGGATAATATTGAACACAAGATTTTGTATCGTCAAGTCAAGTCAGTCAAAGCTGGAGATATTGAGCGATTTAAAATCCATTTCACACCACATGCTGAAGGAGATGAGGTAATTATTCCACCTACATTATGGGTGAAAATTAGAAATACCGAGCCAGTATCGAAAAGAGCAATATATTTAGCTGGACCCTATATATTATACGTTGATTGTCGACTGCTGGATTATGACCCAAATGTGAAGTATTTTGTGACTGCAGACCAACCAGTTTTTGAACCTCAATTACTTGCTGGACAATCGTTTTACATACAATTATCATGTCatactttgaaaaaagattaCTCATGGATAGTAGACGTTGTGCcacaaataatatttaataatactatatcgattgattttgaaattatgaTTGGGACATCCAAACAAATCTTACATGAAGCATCGTTCCCAGAAAAATCAGTTCCATTGTCAGATAAAATAGGGTgttttaatgaattattacaTGTATATAACTGGGACACATTAGACCTTTGGAATTTGCCCGTCATGAGCCCTGACAAGCCAAAACATTTAGTGATATTAACTCATGGACTACATTCGAATGCAAGCTCGGATATGTTGTACTTGAAGGAACAGATTGATCGAATAGCAGAATTAAGAAATGACAATGAGGAAATTGTTGTGAAGGGTTATTTTGGAAACATTGGCAAGACAGAACGAGgaatcaaatatttggGTAGTAGAGTGGcagaatttattattgatttagtaACTGAAAATGAACTGTTCAATAATGgtaaagttaaaaaaatcTCTTTTGTTGGTCACTCATTGGGTGGCTGTGTGCAGACATTTGCTATTGCTTATTTAAAAGTAAATTTCCCTTGGTTTTTTGATGTAATTAAACCCATCAATTTTATAACATTGGCGTCACCATTATTAGGTGTCGTTAATGAAAACCCATTAGTGGTAAAATGGGTGCTACTGGCAGGATTTGTTGGTAATACTGGTCAGGAATTAGgattgaaatatttggaaaatgGAGCAAAaccattattgttattgttaccAGCTGGCCCTACTCACGAGGTTcttaaaaaatttataagAAGAACCGTGTATGCCAATGCCATTAATGATGGCATTGTTCCCTTACGAACTTCTTCATTAATGTTTTTGGATTATAAAGGGTTGGcagaaattattaattcaGAAGAATTAGCTCAGAGTGATGAAACAGGGAAAATACCTGAATCAGTTGAACTGGCAAATAAATTCCTGGCAGTGCAAACTTTTCTAAGTTATTTAATGCctcaaaaacaaacaagtCAAGAGTATAGACGATTTCAAACTCAAGATGATAAAGTAGTGGAGGACCATAAGTCAGATGGGAAGGCTATCCCAAATTCTACTTTTCTTGATTCTGCCGCTTCTTTGATTTTACCACCGCTTCCTTCAATGAAATATATTGTGGATCCCTCAACTAGAGAAAATGTCATAATTCACGATAAAGTTTATtatgaaaaagatttacCAGAAAGGGATCTTGATGTCGAATTGGATTCCTTTGAATGGCTCGAAGAGGAAATTGCTCGAGAATATCATAAAAATATGGGGTGGAGAAAAGTGGTTGTCAAGATTAAGCCGGATGCTCACAATAATATAATAGTGCGTAGGAGATTTGCTAATGCTTATGGATGGCCGGTTATTCAACATTTAGTGGAGAATCATTTTGGCCCAAACAGAACTGTTGATTCCAAGATGATTGACAGTGCCATTGTGGATCTGGTGAGTACCAATTCattagatgaagaaaatggGTTGACAAGAATCATATCAAGAGATTTGATTAGTAGGCAGAATAAAGagattgatgataatgtcAGTGAAGAACAACGACCCGAAGAATATCCACATGAATGGATTAATTCTGAACATAATGGTGATTCGGTGTTTGCTGTGGGAGTGACAGGATTATTAGGAGAAGTTGCTGATATGGTTGGAGGATTTAGAGACcaaattacaaaatacAGTTTAAATCCTCCATCTTTACCAATCATTGGAGAGATTCCATTTCCTGCCGCTTTAATGGCACCAACTGATACCAATAATGGCAATACAAAatctgaagaagaattaaataaagACTTGAAATTGTCTAATGGAATAATGAATGATTTTATATAG
- a CDS encoding uncharacterized protein (BLOC-1 complex subunit involved in endosomal maturation; Predicted ORF from Assembly 19; removed from Assembly 20; subsequently reinstated in Assembly 21 based on comparative genome analysis) gives MSGDLHNDLHQIELTAHALLSGSLDNLNENFESLNQSQLILLTRLKIIEERLSNFKSIINDNTINEKELEEQFNKIKQLRKRLDRCLKMTESIEMRVDKLEDQV, from the coding sequence ATGAGTGGCGATCTTCATAACGATCTTCATCAGATAGAATTAACGGCACATGCTTTACTAAGCGGGTCGCTAGACAATCTCAATGAGAATTTTGAACTGTTGAATCAATCACAACTCATTTTATTAACaagattgaaaattataGAGGAGAGATTAAgtaatttcaaatccataataaatgataatacCATCAATGAAAAGGAATTGGAAGAAcaatttaacaaaattaaGCAACTACGGAAACGATTGGATAGATGTTTGAAAATGACTGAAAGTATAGAGATGAGAGTCGACAAGCTAGAGGATCAAGTATAA
- the RIM13 gene encoding Rim13p (Protease of the pH response pathway; likely to mediate activation of Rim101 via C-terminal cleavage; required for alkaline pH-induced hyphal growth and for normal chlamydospore formation; Hap43-repressed; flow model biofilm induced), producing MPTPCLEQFLHHLEKSHLYLSIDNTKQAKKECLESIKILNSIAKTTPLPEIKVLSQYTLNHYESLDKPRTISDKLEWISSKLTQETFFPPVIQFNENFTSHNELFVDTISPIQDNDNKIFEKLPNKLAKFEYIEISNWDNDITHLKNLYQDILPNCSFVSSFLAIIDANIPIIDTITPQKSSQKYKVSLRFNGALRNVIVDSKFPIMPNSRNLIIKSYSDTELYWPALIEKAYLTIMGNGYNFSGSNMANDAYVLSGWLPQIIKLSNGQLPSNIDDLWRLRTQGKVTMGIGTGTLSKQLSSQLHLVSGHDYVIDNIKDGVITVKNPWLDPKDRVVEIKNFNHFKYLYVNWKPDHKPYQHYFLYQAKPNTYNQPQFTIKCMEETWILLERHLSETSSSPSPHWMDMNVFETEYKIITPSQYKKYLSVETNNRLQLIKLKPGVFTIVISSNKPCRFTLSSFNAMFSKSKYKYDYTETVNGEWNSDINGGNWAMSTYINNPQYDIIAKQTTELIMGMHGQGQINFHLFHSSSDSMGERIQNFDKTKLINYQNYNASYQSSSYRLTPGHYKLVVSEYYRSIGTYQLVLNSSEPITITKIPPFLGLYNISKSFNWDNTNRFKLKFETTGYNSKVKIKIAYFNGESDFELQTSYRPAMRASLFNSQTKQPIQINEQFNDSLYGVFLHEILPSPEEYILLIERFEIGYGRCVVEIGCNNKVILK from the coding sequence ATGCCCACACCATGTCTAGAGCAGTTTCTACACCATCTTGAGAAAAGTCATTTGTACTTGTCTATCGATAACACTAAACAAGCTAAAAAGGAATGCCTCGAATCGATAAAGATATTAAACTCAATAGCCAAAACAACTCCATTACCCGAGATCAAAGTTCTTTCACAATACACATTAAACCATTACGAGTCATTAGATAAACCAAGAACAATTTCCGATAAACTTGAATggatttcttcaaaattgaCACAGGAAACTTTCTTTCCACCTGTTATACAGTTTAACGAGAATTTCACTTCCCACAATGAATTGTTTGTCGATACCATATCCCCAATCCaagataatgataataaaatattcgAAAAACTACCGAATAAATTAGCCAAATTCgaatatattgaaattcTGAATTGGGACAATGATATCACTCACTTGAAAAACTTGTATCAGGATATTTTGCCCAACTGTTCGTTTGTCTCATCTTTCCTTGCCATAATCGATGCCAATATTCCAATAATTGACACAATCACACCACAAAAATCATCCCAAAAGTACAAAGTTTCACTACGATTTAATGGGGCATTAAGAAACGTAATTGTTGATAGCAAATTCCCAATAATGCCGAATCTGCGTAATTTGATCATAAAATCATATAGCGATACAGAACTTTATTGGCCAGCACTAATAGAGAAAGCATATTTGACGATAATGGGGAATGGTTACAATTTCTCAGGCTCAAATATGGCAAATGATGCTTATGTTTTGTCTGGTTGGTTGCcacaaattataaaattgaGTAATGGACAATTACCAAGCAACATAGATGACTTGTGGCGTTTGAGAACTCAAGGTAAAGTCACCATGGGTATTGGAACTGGAACATTAAGTAAACAATTAAGTTCACAATTGCATTTGGTGAGTGGCCACGATTATGTTATAGATAATATAAAAGATGGTGTAATTACAGTTAAAAATCCTTGGCTCGACCCTAAGGATAGAGTTGTGgaaatcaagaattttaaTCATTTCAAGTATCTCTATGTCAATTGGAAACCAGACCATAAACCTTACCAACACTATTTTTTATATCAAGCAAAACCCAATACGTACAACCAACCACAATTTACAATAAAGTGTATGGAGGAGACGTGGATACTCCTTGAACGGCACTTATCCGAAACACTGCTGCTGCCGCTGCCGCATTGGATGGATATGAATGTTTTTGAGACCGAATATAAGATTATTACCCCTCTGCAATACAAAAAGTACTTGTCTGTGGAAACAAATAATCGtttacaattgattaaattgaaaccaGGAGTTTTTACTATTgtgatttcttcaaataaaCCTTGCAGATTCACACTAAGTTCATTTAATGCTATGTTCAGCAAACTGAAATACAAGTATGACTATACTGAGACTGTGAATGGAGAATGGAACTCAGATATCAATGGTGGGAACTGGGCTATGTCCACCTACATAAATAACCCACAATACGATATCATTGCCAAGCAAACGACTGAATTAATTATGGGTATGCATGGCCAAGGccaaatcaatttccatTTATTCCATAGTAGTAGTGATAGTATGGGAGAACGAATACAAAATTTTGACAAGacaaaattgatcaattatcaaaattataaCGCTTCGTACCAATCACTGTCATATAGGTTAACTCCAGGACACTATAAATTAGTTGTTTCAGAATACTATAGAAGCATAGGGACTTATCAACTAGTTCTTAATTCCAGTGAGCCAATCACAATCACAAAAATTCCACCATTCTTGGGGTTGTATAACATCtcaaaatcattcaattggGATAACACTAATAGATTCAAACTAAAATTCGAAACTACAGGTTATAATTCAAAAGTAAAGATAAAGATCGCTTATTTCAATGGAGAGTCAGACTTTGAATTACAAACAAGTTATCGACCAGCAATGAGAGCTTCCTTATTCAACTCCCAAACTAAACAACCAATCCAAATCAATGAACAATTTAATGATTCCTTATATGGGGTGTTTTTACATGAGATTTTACCACTGCCAGAAGAGTATATTTTACTAAttgaaagatttgaaattggataCGGAAGATGTGTGGTTGAGATTGGCTGCAATAATAAAGTGATATTAAAATAG
- a CDS encoding dolichyl-diphosphooligosaccharide--protein glycotransferase (Dolichyl-diphosphooligosaccharide-protein glycotransferase; predicted role in protein N-linked glycosylation, protein O-linked mannosylation; Spider biofilm repressed), which translates to MCMWACPSVQFVTFGFPAFCRRLPFFIDRLVVRIFFQSNSTQTVPLTLINTSPTTMKTSIILFMVTLWSLVLGGLTNNELLKLVKNRKTKVLELNDENFENILNGQRDYHLIALLTSEAPNLNCVLCRELAPEYTIVANSWFQDHPNGVAEVELTEQEEKDGKKQPKNIYFFKSEFKDSKKLFSVLQLQNIPKMFYFPPTKHLGPNNYLREKVEYQFFHGDHKELLKNWLIEVTDHRFNLYIPVNKTKIAINAIGTFIVVLLLRIFSKQVIQVITSRVIWCAASIISVILFTTGYMFNQIRGTPYVMEHRDGRTEYFAPGQQSQFGVETQIMSFLYGFLSILVIVLVKRAPEIKNQSANLFLVATISSLIFVSFSLLLSIFGVKGVGFPYRFINFL; encoded by the coding sequence atgtgTATGTGGGCGTGTCCAAGTGTCCAATTTGTCACTTTTGGTTTTCCCGCGTTCTGTCGACGGCtccctttttttattgacAGGTTGGTTGTTaggattttttttcaatcaaactCAACTCAGACTGTGCCTCTTACTTTGATCAACACTAGCCCAACTACAATGAAAACCTCAATCATACTTTTTATGGTCACATTGTGGTCATTAGTACTTGGTGGTCTTACAAACAATGAATTGTTAAAACTTGttaaaaatagaaagaCCAAAGTGttagaattgaatgatgaaaatttcGAAAACATATTGAATGGTCAAAGAGATTATCACTTGATTGCATTATTAACTTCAGAAGCTCCCAATCTCAATTGTGTTTTATGTCGTGAATTGGCTCCTGAATATACTATTGTTGCCAATTCTTGGTTTCAAGATCATCCAAATGGTGTAGCTGAAGTTGAATTGActgaacaagaagaaaaagatggGAAAAAGCAACCTAAGAACATCtactttttcaaatcagaGTTTAAAGATTctaaaaaattgttttcagTATTACAATTACAAAACATTCCGAAAATGTTTTATTTCCCACCTACAAAACATTTGGGACCAAACAATTACTTGAGAGAAAAAGTGgaatatcaatttttccatGGTGACCATaaagaattgttgaaaaattggttaaTTGAAGTGACTGATCATAGATTCAATTTGTACATTCCTGTtaacaaaactaaaattgCCATTAATGCCATTGGAACGTTTATAGTAGTGTTATTGTTaagaattttttcaaaacagGTTATTCAAGTAATTACTTCAAGAGTTATTTGGTGCGCTGCTTCAATTATCAGCGTTATATTATTTACTACTGGATACATGTTTAACCAAATCAGAGGAACTCCATATGTCATGGAACATCGTGACGGTAGAACAGAATATTTTGCCCCAGGCCAACAATCACAATTTGGAGTGGAAACACAAATAATGTCGTTTTTGTATGGATTTTTAAGTATTTTAGTGATTGTTTTAGTCAAACGTGCACCGGAAATTAAAAACCAATCAGCAAATTTGTTCCTTGTTGCAACTATCAGTTCATTGATCTTTGTTCTGTTCAGTTTGCTCTTATCCATTTTCGGTGTTAAAGGTGTTGGGTTCCCATAtagatttatcaatttcttatAA
- a CDS encoding putative glycosylphosphatidylinositol-alpha 1,2 mannosyltransferase (Putative mannosyltransferase; similar to S. cerevisiae Gpi10p; has HKEXRF motif), whose amino-acid sequence MTKSTVLSSYKLFAFIFIFRLANSFAIETFFQADEFFQALEPAHHFVYGYGYLTWEWKQQLRSAIHPLIYVLGYKLVGDNTTLVCISPKVINALIAAIGEYNLYKFIIVYDSEKLAWITLMLSLFNPFNWYVITRSFSNNLEMVFTVLALRFWPWNKKINGRWYISLGFGFVSCIIRPTNILIWIPLGIWLLISIRITLKWVALSFLEVVLILLINTALDYYFYQKLTFPLYNFLEFNVFKNLSIFYGTAPWHFYIFQAIPLMLMLYLPLMIYGLKKNILLLTGLFYIIGFSLIQHKEFRFIYPIHPILLYFTARGYVKFKPKFVLIGILLNICIGLFFTNVHERGVIDLTKYLATQQTPSVGFITPCHSTPWQSYFHNPNLDTNSWFLACEPPLHLNKPSMEEIRHYRDQSDQFYDAPESFLQTHLGKDLPKTEQLVVFEPLEPLMNDYLGREYYECQRFYNSFFHWDSRRDGDIIVYCRN is encoded by the coding sequence ATGACGAAATCAACTGTCCTATCATCTTATAAACTATTTGcctttatatttatatttcgACTAGCTAACTCCTTTGCAATTGAAACATTTTTCCAAGCAGATGAGTTTTTCCAAGCTTTGGAACCAGCACATCATTTTGTTTATGGATACGGTTACTTGACCTGGGAAtggaaacaacaattgagATCAGCTATACATCCTTTGATCTATGTGTTGGGGTATAAATTAGTAGGTGATAACACAACCCTAGTGTGTATATCTCCTAAAGTAATAAATGCATTGATTGCTGCGATTGGAGAGTATAATCTATACaagtttattattgtctACGATAGTGAAAAATTGGCTTGGATCACTTTAATGTTATCGTTGTTCAATCCGTTTAATTGGTATGTTATTACAAGgtcattttcaaataatttggaAATGGTTTTCACCGTGTTGGCATTACGGTTTTGGCCATggaacaagaaaattaaCGGGCGTTGGTATATCAGTCTAGGTTTTGGATTTGTTAGTTGTATTATACGTCcaacaaatattttaatttggATCCCCTTAGGTATTTGGTTATTAATTAGTATAAGAATAACTCTTAAGTGGGTTGCATTGTCATTTTTAGAAGTGGTACTAATACTATTGATAAATACTGCACTTGATTATTacttttatcaaaaattgacTTTCCCGTTGTACAATTTTCTTGAGtttaatgttttcaaaaacttgTCAATTTTCTATGGAACTGCCCCATGGCATTTTTACATTTTCCAAGCCATCCctttgatgttgatgttatACTTGCCATTAATGATATACGGcttgaagaaaaatatacTTTTACTTACTGGgttattttatattattggATTCTCATTAATACAGCATAAGGAGTTCCGATTCATCTATCCTATTCATCCAATTTTGCTTTATTTTACAGCCAGAGGATATGTCAAATTCAAACCCAAATTTGTGCTAATTGGGATTCTTCTTAATATTTGTATTGGATTATTCTTCACTAATGTTCACGAAAGAGGagtaattgatttgacAAAATATCTAGCTACACAACAAACGCCATCAGTCGGATTTATCACTCCATGTCATTCAACACCTTGGCAAAGCTATTTTCATAACCCTAATTTGGATACCAATTCATGGTTCTTGGCGTGTGAACCTCCATTACATTTGAATAAACCCAGTATGGAAGAAATAAGGCACTATAGAGACCAATCAGATCAGTTTTACGATGCGCCTGAACTGTTTTTGCAAACTCATTTGGGTAAAGACTTGCCGAAAACAGAACAATTGGTTGTATTTGAACCGTTAGAACCATTAATGAATGACTACTTGGGCAGAGAGTATTATGAATGCCAAAGGTTTTACAATAGCTTTTTCCATTGGGACAGTAGAAGAGATGGCGATATTATTGTATATTGTAGAAACTAA
- a CDS encoding uncharacterized protein (Putative adhesin-like protein; induced by Mnl1 under weak acid stress; rat catheter and Spider biofilm induced), with protein MLKRKLLYALGLLVNSSLSLTIHSTSSSSIASPSVAHPLDDNTYFYPRPTPISNCELTFSTDEYTTTVTFSDGCPTGSVAPPPNFPPTVPYGCTYFASKTYCPYNCDTSTVHYYDYIYSVTSCPEQSCIFDKSGGRPSFKCEPTTSSEPWSSYILSDVSSEVSVTSIVDSVSQDNSTWHDNNSNQNAEVTESNNDDTTEHHPEPTHPMTTQMPVTCEVTQTHSHGHSWNDVSCNYLPIECTKTTTFNVHNQTLTYIWCSSTTIELFPSGETTTTFCPYDTCYDYLHHTENNRNTRVDQGGLEGNTGTGTTVAPAAPASTTNAGTAIITKVATFIDTNCDETKTLNDKAEGGHGHAGSTANGDQKTIATENIPIYKTIDGTNTDCIIITTCPTPVTLTVTQEITKTETVTAYNTITINDDGDICIVTTTTNEAKTTEPSYENQVTITTHAIEDGFNQEYSSKPNQPNTTSEHGTEKATTTETPESSNQKSDDKSETSNDEPVDESVDKPGDEVTDKPKDKPIYKPTGKPDKESVDKPTDKPTHSFEPITSTIGNYSIDYSSTMWRNSSTLATTVVK; from the coding sequence ATGCTTAAACGAAAACTTTTATATGCTTTAGGATTGTTGGTGAActcttcattatcattgaCAATTCATTCTACTTCTTCAAGCTCAATTGCTTCTCCGTCTGTTGCTCATCCACTAGATGATAACACCTATTTTTATCCTCGTCCAACcccaatttcaaattgtgaATTAACTTTTTCAACTGATGAATATACTACTACTGTGACTTTTTCCGATGGTTGTCCAACTGGATCGGTtgcaccaccaccaaatttCCCACCAACGGTTCCATATGGTTGTACTTATTTTGCCTCCAAAACTTATTGTCCTTACAATTGTGACACATCTACAGTTCATTATTATGATTACATTTATTCAGTGACTAGTTGTCCAGAACAACTGTGTATTTTTGACAAGTCTGGTGGAAGACCATCTTTTAAATGTGAACCTACAACCCTGAGTGAACCATGGAGTTCGTATATTTTATCTGATGTATCATCTGAGGTATCAGTAACCTCCATTGTTGATAGTGTATCCCAGGATAATAGTACTTGGCACGATAATAATTCTAATCAAAATGCTGAAGTAActgaatcaaataatgatgacACAACAGAGCATCATCCAGAACCAACTCATCCAATGACAACACAAATGCCAGTTACTTGTGAAGTTACTCAAACACATTCCCATGGCCATTCATGGAACGATGTTTCATGTAATTATTTGCCAATTGAATGtaccaaaacaacaacattcaATGTCCATAACCAAACTTTAACATACATTTGGTgttcttcaacaacaattgaattattccCATCTGGAGAAACTACAACTACATTCTGTCCTTATGATACTTGTTATGACTACCTACACCACACtgaaaataatagaaataCTAGAGTTGACCAAGGTGGGCTTGAGGGTAATACGGGTACTGGTACCACTGTCGCTCCTGCTGCTCCTGCTTCTACTACAAATGCTGGTACCGCCATCATTACGAAAGTTGCTACCTTTATTGATACCAATTGTGATGAAACTAAAACTTTGAATGATAAAGCTGAGGGAGGACATGGTCATGCCGGCAGTACTGCTAATGGTGATCAGAAAACGATAGCCACGGAAAACATTCCAATTTATAAAACTATAGATGGTACTAATACTGATTGTATTATAATCACCACCTGTCCTACTCCTGTCACATTGACAGTGACTCAAGAAATTACGAAAACAGAAACAGTGACTGCTTACAATACAATTActattaatgatgatggaGATATTTGTATTGTTACCACAACTACAAATGAGGCAAAAACAACTGAACCTTCGTATGAAAATCAAGTTACAATTACAACACATGCTATTGAAGATGGATTCAATCAAGAGTATTCTTCTAAACCAAATCAACCTAATACTACGAGTGAGCACGGTACTGAAAAGGCCACTACCACGGAAACACCTGAATCTTCGAATCAAAAGTCTGATGACAAATCAGAAACTTCAAATGATGAGCCTGTTGATGAATCTGTCGACAAACCAGGTGATGAAGTCACTGACAAGCCAAAGGACAAACCAATTTATAAACCAACTGGTAAACCAGATAAGGAGTCAGTCGACAAACCAACTGATAAACCTACTCATTCATTTGAGCCTATAACTTCCacaattggaaattattcaattgattatagTAGTACAATGTGGAGAAACTCGTCAACTTTAGCAACTACAGTAGTAAAGTAA
- a CDS encoding DNA-directed RNA polymerase III subunit (Ortholog(s) have DNA-directed RNA polymerase activity, RNA polymerase III activity and role in tRNA transcription from RNA polymerase III promoter, transcription initiation from RNA polymerase III promoter), translating to MKVLTERDSFLSNYEVLQHLQNIKKKYNWSFNPNDEKFMKNKKNKHHFTGCGINLEIITRDVLSCLENNESSLIQSTKSFKQLMEFLNQFELMKVEKLQIVNSLPRSLVVLYALVEECEDRFGEETSESIIEKINELFPIQEEEEEEAGEGEGEGEEDAEINE from the coding sequence ATGAAAGTACTAACGGAAAGAgattcatttttatcaaactATGAAGTATTACAAcatttacaaaatattaaaaagaaatacaatTGGTCATTTAACccaaatgatgaaaaattcatgaagaataaaaaaaataaacatcATTTCACAGGATGTGGAATCAATTTAGAAATCATAACTAGAGATGTATTATCATGTTtagaaaataatgaaagtAGTTTAATACAATCAACTAAAAgttttaaacaattgatggaatttttaaatcaatttgaattaatgaaagttgaaaaattacaaattgTTAATAGTTTACCAAGATCATTAGTGGTGTTATATGCTTTAGTTGAAGAATGTGAAGATCGATTTGGTGAAGAAACTTCAGAAAGTATAATAgagaaaataaatgaattattcCCCatacaagaagaagaagaagaagaagcaggagaaggagaaggagaaggagaagaagatgCAGAAATTAACGAATAG